A region of Streptomyces sp. WMMC500 DNA encodes the following proteins:
- a CDS encoding histidine kinase, which produces MPLPVRQLRLPQGRAADTALAAGTGVLVALGTVQAFVGQRREPWATTALGWVLIALACGALYFARRHPVAVGTFVTLAVGVYYVNSAYDGPLFVVLVIALYCVAAAGRLRAAVALGALVVAGTAAGTMSGNDDVNGIALFMLTGWVVAVVALGAMWHGRRAYVEGEARRRATEERLRIARELHDVIGHHISLINVQSGAALHRLKKSDAPDPAAADALATIKETSRETLRELRATLGVLRQVDDEAPTAPAPGLARLGELTERAAGTAGLRVRTVVAGAERALPAELDLTAYRVVQESLTNVARHARGATSVTVRLDYGERELRLTVEDDGRGSAAEARAGGGAGAGGGAAAGVGARIGAVGGGVGGGSGVGGGSGGGSGIGGMRERARAVGGELAAGPRPGGAGFVVTARLPYGTEHAQP; this is translated from the coding sequence GTGCCCCTGCCCGTACGTCAGCTCCGCCTGCCCCAGGGCCGCGCGGCGGACACCGCCCTCGCGGCCGGGACGGGCGTGCTGGTGGCGCTGGGCACGGTGCAGGCGTTCGTCGGCCAGCGCAGGGAACCGTGGGCGACGACGGCGCTGGGCTGGGTGCTGATCGCGCTCGCCTGCGGGGCGCTGTACTTCGCCCGCCGCCATCCGGTCGCCGTGGGCACGTTCGTCACCCTGGCCGTCGGCGTCTACTACGTGAACAGTGCGTACGACGGTCCGCTGTTCGTCGTGCTCGTCATCGCGCTGTACTGCGTGGCCGCCGCGGGGCGGCTGCGCGCGGCGGTGGCGCTGGGCGCGCTCGTCGTCGCCGGCACCGCCGCGGGGACGATGTCGGGCAATGACGACGTCAACGGCATCGCGCTGTTCATGCTCACCGGCTGGGTCGTCGCCGTGGTGGCGCTGGGCGCGATGTGGCACGGGCGCCGGGCGTACGTCGAAGGCGAGGCGCGCCGCCGCGCGACCGAGGAACGGCTGCGCATCGCACGCGAGTTGCACGACGTGATCGGGCATCACATCTCGCTCATCAACGTCCAGTCGGGGGCCGCCCTGCACCGGCTGAAGAAGAGCGACGCCCCGGACCCGGCCGCGGCCGACGCCCTGGCGACCATCAAGGAGACGAGCCGCGAGACGCTGCGCGAGCTGCGCGCCACCCTGGGGGTGCTGCGGCAGGTCGACGACGAGGCGCCGACGGCGCCCGCGCCGGGGCTGGCGCGCCTGGGTGAACTGACCGAGCGGGCGGCGGGCACGGCGGGACTGCGGGTGCGCACGGTGGTGGCGGGCGCGGAGCGGGCCCTGCCGGCGGAGCTGGACCTGACGGCGTACCGCGTCGTGCAGGAGTCGCTGACGAACGTCGCGCGGCATGCGCGGGGGGCCACGTCCGTGACCGTACGGCTGGACTACGGTGAGCGTGAGCTGCGGCTGACGGTCGAGGACGACGGGCGGGGCAGCGCCGCCGAGGCCCGCGCCGGGGGCGGGGCCGGAGCCGGTGGCGGGGCCGCGGCCGGGGTCGGGGCCCGGATCGGCGCGGTCGGCGGCGGCGTCGGCGGCGGGAGCGGCGTCGGCGGCGGGAGCGGTGGTGGCAGCGGCATCGGCGGGATGCGGGAGCGGGCGCGGGCGGTCGGCGGGGAGCTGGCCGCGGGGCCGCGGCCGGGCGGCGCCGGCTTCGTCGTCACGGCCCGGCTGCCCTACGGAACGGAGCACGCCCAGCCATGA
- a CDS encoding MMPL family transporter yields the protein MSAHSTAPPPAPSGTRPGLFARLADWSRRRRRLAILLWVAVLLGVTAASQAAGSNWRNDFSLPGTDSQAATDLLERHGSAQAGDSVEIVFKDERGLRAAGTERDVERMLDQVRGLPSVVDVRSPYADGGAAVSEGGDVAYATVTLDDKAELVPKEDVREIIDTAQRAGSDALQVELGGDAVRGVEEESGGAAEGAGMLAALVILVLLFGSLVAAAVPLGTALFAVGTAVGLITLAGHVFTVADFTPPIMMLVGLGVGVDYALLIFYRYRHELIRGADRDGAARIALDAAGRTVFFAGCTVIIALLGLVALGLGALQGVALAVALTVLVTMAASLVLLPALLAVLGRRIQRHVLKRAGKAAAKGRTEDSRWRALATAVQRRPLPALVAALVALTALSAPALGMRLGFADAGNDAPSTTSRQAYDLLAEGFGPGFNGPLVVVAQGGGAAGAAEAGEEAQARIAQADGVAATTPPMPSEDGEVTTVIVFPESAPQDAATADLVHDLRDDVLPRLSAETGSEYLVGGATAATQDFSDTVADRMPLFVALVVGLSTLLLMLVFRSLWIPLKAAVLNLLSIGAALGVITLVFQEGWFGVQPGPIEAFIPVMIFAIVFGLSMDYEVFLVSRMHEEWERTKNAAHAVREGLAVTGQVITAAALIMIVVFAAFILSPSRMLQQFGLGLAVAILLDALVIRCLIVPAVMQLLGRHAWWLPGPLARRLPKVALERPGEPAEDAGRERSERRGAGVP from the coding sequence ATGTCCGCACACAGCACCGCTCCACCACCCGCCCCTTCCGGCACACGCCCCGGGCTCTTCGCCCGTCTCGCCGACTGGTCGCGCCGGCGTCGCCGGCTCGCGATCCTCCTCTGGGTCGCCGTCCTCCTCGGCGTCACCGCCGCCTCCCAGGCCGCCGGGAGCAACTGGCGCAACGACTTCTCCCTCCCCGGCACCGACTCGCAGGCCGCCACCGACCTGCTGGAGCGGCACGGCTCCGCGCAGGCGGGCGACAGCGTGGAGATCGTGTTCAAGGACGAGCGGGGGCTGCGCGCCGCGGGCACCGAGCGGGACGTCGAGCGCATGCTCGACCAGGTGCGCGGGCTGCCGAGCGTCGTGGACGTGCGCAGCCCGTACGCCGACGGCGGGGCGGCGGTCTCCGAGGGCGGCGACGTCGCGTACGCCACCGTCACCCTGGACGACAAGGCGGAGCTGGTGCCGAAGGAGGACGTCCGGGAGATCATCGACACCGCGCAGCGGGCCGGGAGCGACGCGCTGCAGGTCGAGCTGGGCGGCGACGCCGTGCGCGGCGTGGAGGAGGAGAGCGGCGGGGCCGCCGAGGGTGCGGGGATGCTCGCCGCGCTGGTGATCCTGGTGCTGCTCTTCGGCTCCCTGGTGGCCGCCGCGGTGCCGCTGGGCACCGCGCTGTTCGCGGTCGGCACCGCCGTCGGGCTGATCACCCTGGCCGGGCACGTCTTCACCGTCGCCGACTTCACCCCGCCGATCATGATGCTCGTCGGTCTCGGCGTCGGCGTCGACTACGCGCTGCTCATCTTCTACCGGTACCGCCACGAGCTGATCCGCGGCGCGGACCGGGACGGCGCCGCACGTATCGCGCTCGACGCCGCCGGGCGCACGGTCTTCTTCGCCGGCTGCACCGTCATCATCGCGCTCCTCGGCCTGGTCGCCCTCGGGCTCGGCGCGCTCCAGGGCGTGGCGCTCGCGGTGGCGCTGACCGTGCTGGTCACCATGGCCGCGTCGCTGGTGCTGCTGCCCGCGTTGCTCGCCGTGCTCGGCCGGCGCATCCAGCGCCACGTCCTCAAGCGCGCCGGGAAGGCCGCGGCCAAGGGCAGGACCGAGGACAGCCGCTGGCGCGCGCTGGCGACCGCGGTGCAGCGCCGCCCGCTGCCGGCGCTGGTCGCCGCCCTCGTGGCGCTGACGGCGCTGTCCGCGCCCGCGCTCGGCATGCGGCTCGGCTTCGCCGACGCCGGGAACGACGCGCCCTCGACCACCAGCAGGCAGGCGTACGACCTGCTCGCCGAGGGCTTCGGGCCCGGCTTCAACGGCCCGCTCGTCGTCGTCGCGCAGGGCGGCGGGGCGGCCGGCGCGGCCGAGGCGGGAGAAGAGGCGCAGGCCCGGATCGCGCAGGCCGACGGGGTCGCGGCGACGACCCCGCCGATGCCGTCCGAGGACGGCGAGGTCACCACCGTCATCGTCTTCCCCGAGTCCGCGCCGCAGGACGCCGCGACCGCGGACCTCGTCCACGACCTGCGCGACGACGTGCTGCCGCGGCTGTCGGCCGAGACGGGCTCGGAGTACCTGGTCGGCGGCGCCACCGCCGCCACCCAGGACTTCTCCGACACCGTCGCCGACCGGATGCCGCTGTTCGTCGCCCTCGTCGTCGGGCTGTCGACACTGCTGCTGATGCTGGTGTTCCGCTCGCTGTGGATCCCGCTCAAGGCGGCGGTGCTGAACCTGCTGTCCATCGGGGCCGCACTCGGCGTGATCACGCTGGTGTTCCAGGAGGGCTGGTTCGGCGTGCAGCCGGGGCCCATCGAGGCGTTCATTCCCGTGATGATCTTCGCGATCGTCTTCGGGCTCTCCATGGACTACGAGGTCTTCCTCGTCTCCCGGATGCACGAGGAGTGGGAGCGTACGAAGAACGCCGCACACGCGGTACGGGAGGGCCTGGCCGTCACCGGGCAGGTGATCACGGCGGCGGCGCTGATCATGATCGTGGTGTTCGCGGCCTTCATCCTCAGCCCGAGCCGGATGCTGCAGCAGTTCGGCCTGGGCCTCGCGGTGGCGATCCTGCTGGACGCCCTGGTGATCCGCTGCCTGATCGTGCCCGCGGTGATGCAGTTGCTCGGGCGGCACGCCTGGTGGCTGCCGGGGCCGCTGGCCAGGAGGCTGCCGAAGGTGGCGCTGGAGCGTCCCGGGGAGCCCGCGGAGGACGCGGGGCGGGAGCGGTCCGAGCGGCGGGGTGCCGGGGTCCCGTAG
- the rpsA gene encoding 30S ribosomal protein S1 yields MTSSTENTAAATAQVAVNDIGSEEAFLAAIDETIKYFNDGDIVDGVIVKVDRDEVLLDIGYKTEGVIPSRELSIKHDVDPNEVVAVGDEIEALVLQKEDKEGRLILSKKRAQYERAWGTIEKIKEEDGIVTGTVIEVVKGGLILDIGLRGFLPASLVEMRRVRDLQPYVGKELEAKIIELDKNRNNVVLSRRAWLEQTQSEVRQTFLTTLQKGQVRSGVVSSIVNFGAFVDLGGVDGLVHVSELSWKHIDHPSEVVEVGQEVTVEVLDVDMDRERVSLSLKATQEDPWQQFARTHQIGQVVPGKVTKLVPFGAFVRVDEGIEGLVHISELAERHVEIPEQVVQVGDEIFVKVIDIDLERRRISLSLKQANETFGPDPMAVDFDPTLYGMAASYDDQGNYIYPEGFDPETNEWLDGYEKQREEWEGQYAEAHTRFEQHQAQVVKSREADAQAAAEAGDSAPAPTGGGSYSSEGADDSGALASDEALAALREKLAGGQS; encoded by the coding sequence ATGACGAGCAGCACCGAGAACACCGCGGCCGCCACTGCGCAGGTCGCGGTCAACGACATCGGTTCCGAGGAAGCCTTCCTCGCCGCGATCGACGAGACGATCAAGTACTTCAACGACGGCGACATCGTCGACGGCGTCATCGTGAAGGTCGACCGGGACGAGGTCCTGCTCGACATCGGCTACAAGACCGAGGGTGTCATCCCATCGCGGGAGCTCTCGATCAAGCACGACGTCGACCCGAACGAGGTCGTCGCCGTCGGCGACGAGATCGAGGCCCTTGTGCTCCAGAAGGAGGACAAGGAAGGCCGGCTGATCCTCTCGAAGAAGCGCGCGCAGTACGAGCGCGCGTGGGGCACCATCGAGAAGATCAAGGAAGAGGACGGCATCGTCACCGGTACCGTCATCGAGGTCGTCAAGGGCGGTCTCATCCTCGACATCGGCCTGCGGGGCTTCCTGCCCGCGTCGCTGGTCGAGATGCGCCGCGTGCGCGACCTGCAGCCCTATGTCGGCAAGGAGCTCGAAGCCAAGATCATTGAGCTGGACAAGAACCGGAACAACGTGGTTCTGTCCCGCCGCGCCTGGCTGGAGCAGACCCAGTCGGAGGTCCGCCAGACCTTCCTCACCACCCTGCAGAAGGGCCAGGTGCGATCGGGTGTGGTGTCCTCGATCGTCAACTTCGGCGCCTTCGTGGACCTGGGTGGCGTGGACGGACTGGTGCACGTGTCCGAGCTGTCCTGGAAGCACATCGACCACCCGTCCGAGGTGGTCGAGGTCGGCCAGGAGGTCACGGTCGAGGTCCTGGACGTCGACATGGACCGCGAGCGCGTCTCGCTGTCCCTGAAGGCGACCCAGGAAGACCCGTGGCAGCAGTTCGCGCGCACGCACCAGATCGGTCAGGTCGTGCCCGGCAAGGTCACGAAGCTCGTGCCGTTCGGCGCGTTCGTCCGTGTCGACGAGGGCATCGAGGGCCTGGTCCACATCTCCGAGCTGGCCGAGCGGCACGTGGAGATTCCGGAGCAGGTCGTCCAGGTCGGCGACGAGATCTTCGTCAAGGTCATCGACATCGACCTGGAGCGTCGCCGCATCAGCCTCTCGCTGAAGCAGGCGAACGAGACCTTCGGCCCCGACCCGATGGCCGTCGACTTCGACCCGACGCTCTACGGCATGGCCGCCTCGTACGACGACCAGGGCAACTACATCTACCCCGAGGGCTTCGACCCGGAGACCAACGAGTGGCTCGACGGGTACGAGAAGCAGCGCGAGGAGTGGGAGGGCCAGTACGCCGAGGCCCACACCCGCTTCGAGCAGCACCAGGCGCAGGTCGTCAAGTCCCGCGAGGCCGACGCCCAGGCGGCGGCCGAGGCGGGCGACTCGGCGCCGGCTCCGACCGGCGGCGGTTCGTACTCCTCCGAGGGTGCCGACGACTCCGGCGCGCTGGCCTCGGACGAGGCGCTGGCGGCGCTCCGCGAGAAGCTGGCCGGCGGCCAGAGCTGA
- a CDS encoding response regulator transcription factor yields the protein MIRILLADDQKLVRAGFRSILEDEADLDVVGEVSDGAEAVAACRELRPDIVLMDIRMPGTDGLEAARRIAADERLADVRVVILTTFDLDDYVYGALRAGAAGFLVKDTEPEELIHAVRVAARGDALISPSVTRRLIAEFAGRVKAPEPGPRLNALTEREAEVMRLVAAGLTNDEIAARLVLSPATAKTHVSRIMTKLGVRDRAQLVVLAYESGMVRPGWLAP from the coding sequence ATGATCAGGATTCTGCTGGCGGACGACCAGAAGCTGGTGCGCGCCGGCTTCCGCTCGATCCTGGAGGACGAGGCCGACCTCGACGTGGTCGGGGAGGTGAGCGACGGCGCCGAGGCGGTGGCCGCATGCCGCGAACTGCGCCCCGACATCGTCCTGATGGACATCCGGATGCCCGGCACGGATGGCCTGGAGGCCGCCCGGCGGATCGCCGCGGACGAGCGGCTGGCGGACGTCCGGGTCGTCATCCTGACGACGTTCGACCTCGACGACTACGTGTACGGGGCGCTGCGCGCCGGCGCCGCCGGGTTCCTGGTCAAGGACACGGAGCCGGAGGAGCTCATCCACGCGGTGCGGGTGGCGGCGCGCGGCGACGCGCTGATCAGCCCGTCGGTGACGCGGCGGCTGATCGCCGAGTTCGCGGGCCGGGTGAAGGCGCCGGAGCCGGGGCCGCGGCTGAACGCGCTGACCGAGCGGGAAGCCGAGGTGATGCGGCTGGTGGCGGCGGGGCTGACGAACGACGAGATCGCGGCGCGGCTGGTGCTGAGCCCGGCGACGGCGAAGACGCACGTGAGCCGGATCATGACGAAGCTGGGGGTGCGGGACCGGGCGCAGTTGGTGGTGCTGGCGTACGAGTCGGGGATGGTCAGGCCGGGCTGGCTGGCGCCCTGA
- a CDS encoding ABC transporter substrate-binding protein: MSRSLTLAAIGACVLVIASIVVAVWPGDTGLRPPGMPSPDATTAAAFTGVYRIGALGDADPGGGRDTVLTRSVTRALADHGGGGAGGNGALATPRLAVSDLTAHKESTEPANGRLIARWLEMEPGLTGVVGGDPALRLPESGLTSFRLPVVRACRHEGAGLSPEPRYADTNELRSSASTADMGVVLARHLAAAPGVRRVYVRGDTAADPTRALVRRLRADGVEVRADDAGQLADGIAGFRPDAVFLEGGAANLAEWLEQVEDSGFDGVKALWDPTAPTCTGRNAAADADFSVPDGWLTVRGHYDVALDPDADRRAAVRRALGDDLATRPYAVETYDAARAMLSAWDTVSAEERSSNEPDLARAALAEALPTVPVRGTLGGWWTQLSEAEAHPVVWLDLREDGRWRQQAEEHR, from the coding sequence GTGTCGCGCTCCCTCACGCTCGCCGCCATCGGTGCCTGCGTGCTCGTGATCGCGAGCATCGTCGTGGCCGTGTGGCCCGGCGACACCGGTCTGAGACCGCCGGGGATGCCCTCGCCGGACGCCACCACCGCGGCCGCCTTCACCGGCGTGTACCGCATAGGCGCCCTCGGGGACGCCGATCCGGGCGGCGGCCGGGACACCGTCCTGACCCGCAGCGTGACCCGGGCGCTCGCCGACCACGGCGGCGGTGGCGCCGGGGGCAACGGCGCCCTGGCGACACCCCGGCTGGCCGTCTCGGACCTCACCGCCCACAAGGAGTCCACCGAGCCCGCGAACGGCCGGCTGATAGCCCGCTGGCTGGAGATGGAGCCCGGCCTGACCGGGGTCGTCGGCGGCGACCCCGCCCTCAGGCTGCCGGAGAGCGGCCTGACGTCCTTCCGCCTCCCCGTCGTACGCGCCTGCCGCCACGAAGGCGCCGGTCTCAGCCCCGAGCCGCGCTACGCCGACACCAACGAGCTGCGCTCCTCCGCCTCCACCGCCGACATGGGCGTCGTCCTGGCCCGCCACCTCGCCGCCGCGCCCGGGGTCCGCCGGGTCTACGTCCGCGGCGACACCGCCGCCGACCCCACCCGGGCGCTGGTGAGGCGGCTGCGCGCGGACGGCGTCGAGGTACGCGCCGACGACGCGGGGCAGCTCGCCGACGGCATCGCCGGGTTCCGGCCGGACGCGGTGTTCCTGGAGGGCGGGGCGGCGAACCTGGCGGAGTGGCTGGAGCAGGTCGAGGACAGCGGGTTCGACGGCGTGAAGGCGCTGTGGGACCCGACGGCGCCGACCTGCACGGGCCGCAACGCCGCCGCCGACGCGGACTTCTCCGTACCGGACGGCTGGCTGACCGTCCGCGGCCACTACGACGTCGCCCTGGACCCCGACGCCGACCGCCGCGCCGCCGTCCGCCGGGCCCTCGGCGACGACCTGGCCACGCGCCCGTACGCCGTCGAGACCTACGACGCCGCCCGCGCCATGCTCTCCGCCTGGGACACCGTCTCGGCGGAGGAGCGCAGCAGCAACGAGCCGGACCTGGCGCGCGCGGCGCTGGCCGAGGCGCTGCCGACGGTGCCGGTGCGGGGGACGCTGGGCGGCTGGTGGACGCAGTTGTCGGAGGCCGAGGCACACCCGGTGGTGTGGCTCGACCTCCGGGAGGACGGCCGGTGGCGGCAGCAGGCGGAGGAGCACCGCTGA
- a CDS encoding ATP-dependent helicase C-terminal domain-containing protein, giving the protein MALRSNALDALPVRHALPALRAALDGPGAAVLGAPPGTGKTTLVPLALAGLVPGAQAPPRRVLVAEPRRMAARAAARRMAWLLGEEAGDRVGFTVRGERRAGPRTRVEVVTTGVLLQRLQRDPELAGVDAVLLDECHERHLDADTALAFLVDVRATLRPELRLVAASATSDTDAWARLLAAPDGGAPAPVVRGEGTMHAVAIGYRPPPAGVRPPHGTRVDPALLAHIADVVREALRRTDGDVLCFLPGVGEIARVAGLLTDTAAEVLQLHGQAPADVQNAVLRGSAPGERRVILSTAVAESSLTVPGVRTVVDGGLAREPRMDHARGLGALTTVRVSAATATQRLGRAGREGPGLALRCWPEAEDGRLPRYPSPEIAVADLAPFALQAACWGDPEATGLALLDTPPPGAMAAARDVLRAVGAVDTAGRPTPRGTRLARLGLHPRLGRALIDAAAEAGPRAAAEAVALLSEEPPRPYGDDLAAAWRRARRGGDAYATRWRREAQRLRRALGTAAGDPAVDRRRATPGTAPPEDAAAPGRRPTAPADPGDSGTPGDAPAGPARGNGGALGDDAVAGLVAALAFPERVARGRGAGSYLMASGTRVETGAESALRGQPWLAVAVADRPVGAAGARLRLGAPIDEDTALRAAETLLATEDDVTWAAERRETVARRVTRLGAIELRARPLPRPDPARLRAARLDGLRREGTALLRWSDHARALRRRLAFLHRALGDPWPDVSDDALLTRADDWLDDEPRRVDAGRVLQGLLPWTRGEAARLDELAPERVEVPSGSRIRVDYDDPQQPVLAVKLQELFGLEHTPRIADGRVPLLVHLLSPAGRPAAVTADLESFWRQGYPAVRAELRGRYPKHPWPENPATATPTRHTTRRTNAGR; this is encoded by the coding sequence GTGGCCCTCCGCTCCAACGCACTCGACGCCCTGCCCGTACGGCACGCGCTCCCCGCCCTGCGCGCCGCCCTCGACGGCCCCGGCGCCGCCGTGCTCGGGGCGCCGCCCGGCACCGGCAAGACCACGCTCGTGCCCCTGGCGCTCGCCGGGCTCGTCCCCGGCGCCCAGGCCCCGCCCCGCCGGGTGCTCGTCGCCGAGCCCCGCCGCATGGCGGCCCGGGCCGCCGCACGCCGCATGGCGTGGCTGCTCGGCGAGGAGGCCGGCGACCGGGTCGGGTTCACCGTCCGCGGCGAACGCCGCGCCGGGCCCCGCACCCGCGTCGAGGTCGTCACCACCGGCGTCCTCCTCCAACGCCTCCAGCGCGACCCCGAGTTGGCCGGCGTGGACGCCGTACTGCTCGACGAGTGCCACGAACGACACCTCGACGCCGACACCGCACTCGCCTTCCTCGTCGACGTACGCGCCACCCTCCGCCCCGAACTGCGCCTCGTCGCCGCCTCCGCCACCTCCGACACCGACGCCTGGGCCCGGCTCCTGGCCGCGCCCGACGGCGGCGCCCCCGCCCCCGTCGTACGCGGCGAGGGCACGATGCACGCCGTGGCCATCGGCTACCGCCCCCCGCCCGCCGGCGTACGCCCCCCGCACGGCACCCGCGTCGACCCGGCGCTGCTGGCCCACATCGCCGACGTCGTGCGCGAAGCCCTGCGCCGCACCGACGGCGACGTGCTCTGCTTCCTGCCCGGCGTCGGCGAGATCGCCCGGGTCGCCGGGCTGCTCACGGACACGGCCGCAGAAGTGCTGCAGTTGCACGGGCAGGCACCGGCCGACGTGCAGAACGCCGTACTGCGCGGAAGCGCCCCCGGCGAGCGGCGCGTGATCCTGTCGACCGCGGTGGCCGAATCCAGCCTGACCGTGCCGGGGGTACGGACCGTCGTCGACGGCGGACTCGCCCGCGAACCGCGCATGGACCACGCCCGCGGGCTCGGCGCGCTCACGACCGTACGGGTCTCCGCCGCCACCGCCACCCAGCGGCTCGGCCGCGCCGGGCGCGAAGGCCCCGGGCTCGCCCTGCGCTGCTGGCCGGAGGCCGAGGACGGGCGGCTGCCGCGCTATCCGTCACCGGAGATCGCCGTCGCCGACCTTGCCCCCTTCGCCCTCCAGGCCGCCTGCTGGGGCGACCCCGAGGCCACCGGACTCGCCCTCCTCGACACCCCGCCGCCCGGCGCGATGGCCGCCGCCCGCGACGTGCTGCGCGCAGTCGGCGCCGTCGACACCGCCGGCCGCCCGACACCCCGCGGCACCCGCCTCGCCCGCCTCGGCCTGCACCCCCGGCTCGGCCGCGCCCTCATCGACGCCGCCGCCGAAGCCGGCCCGCGGGCGGCGGCGGAAGCCGTGGCACTGCTCAGCGAGGAACCGCCGCGCCCGTACGGCGACGACCTCGCCGCCGCCTGGCGCCGCGCCCGCCGCGGCGGCGACGCCTACGCCACCCGCTGGCGCCGCGAGGCCCAGCGCCTCCGGCGCGCCCTCGGCACCGCCGCGGGCGACCCGGCCGTGGACCGGCGACGCGCAACGCCCGGGACCGCCCCACCGGAAGACGCCGCCGCACCCGGCCGGCGACCGACCGCGCCCGCCGACCCCGGCGACAGCGGCACCCCCGGCGACGCCCCGGCCGGACCCGCCCGCGGAAACGGCGGCGCGCTCGGCGACGACGCCGTCGCCGGGCTCGTCGCCGCCCTCGCCTTCCCCGAGCGCGTCGCGCGCGGGCGCGGCGCCGGGTCGTACCTCATGGCCTCCGGAACCCGCGTCGAAACCGGCGCCGAATCCGCCCTGCGCGGCCAGCCGTGGCTGGCCGTCGCCGTCGCCGACCGGCCCGTCGGCGCCGCCGGCGCCCGGCTCCGGCTCGGCGCACCCATCGACGAGGACACCGCCCTGCGCGCCGCGGAAACACTCCTCGCCACCGAAGACGACGTCACCTGGGCCGCCGAACGCCGCGAAACCGTCGCCCGCCGCGTCACCCGCCTCGGCGCGATCGAACTCCGCGCCCGGCCCCTCCCCCGCCCCGACCCGGCCCGCCTCCGCGCCGCCCGCCTCGACGGGCTGCGCCGCGAAGGCACCGCCCTGCTCCGCTGGTCCGACCACGCCCGCGCACTGCGCCGCCGGCTCGCGTTCCTGCACCGCGCACTCGGCGACCCCTGGCCCGACGTCTCCGACGACGCACTCCTCACCCGCGCCGACGACTGGCTGGACGACGAACCGCGCCGCGTCGACGCCGGCCGCGTACTCCAAGGGCTCCTCCCCTGGACCCGCGGCGAAGCCGCCCGCCTCGACGAACTGGCCCCCGAACGCGTCGAGGTGCCCAGCGGCTCCCGCATCCGCGTCGACTACGACGACCCGCAGCAGCCCGTACTCGCCGTCAAACTCCAGGAACTCTTCGGCCTGGAGCACACCCCGCGGATCGCGGACGGCCGCGTACCGCTCCTGGTGCACCTGCTGTCACCCGCCGGCCGCCCCGCCGCCGTCACCGCCGACCTGGAGTCCTTCTGGCGACAGGGCTACCCCGCGGTCCGCGCCGAACTGCGCGGCCGCTACCCGAAGCACCCCTGGCCCGAGAACCCGGCCACCGCCACGCCCACCCGGCACACCACGCGCCGCACGAACGCCGGCCGCTGA
- a CDS encoding class I SAM-dependent methyltransferase: protein MVHEYEKSAGGGAADADVPAEATRRPVPARETRQASRGWWDRNADDYQREHGGFLGGADGARFIWGPEGLDEAEARLLGPAGSLAGRTVLEVGAGAAQCSRWLAAQGARPVALDLSHRQLQHARLSALEAAEAPPFPLLQADATALPFRDAAFDLACSAYGAVPFVAEPVAVIREVRRVLRPGGRWVFSVTHPVRWAFPDEPGPEGLSVAASYFDRTPYVEQDDEGRAVYVEHHRTLGDRVRDVVDGGFRLLDLVEPEWPEWHDQEWGGWSPLRGHLIPGTAIFVCEAA, encoded by the coding sequence ATGGTCCACGAGTACGAGAAAAGTGCCGGCGGCGGTGCCGCTGACGCGGATGTTCCGGCAGAGGCTACCCGACGGCCCGTCCCCGCGCGGGAAACCCGGCAGGCGAGCCGTGGCTGGTGGGACCGCAACGCCGACGACTATCAGCGCGAACACGGCGGCTTCCTCGGCGGCGCGGACGGCGCGCGCTTCATCTGGGGCCCGGAAGGGCTGGACGAGGCCGAGGCGCGGCTCCTCGGGCCGGCGGGTTCGCTGGCGGGGCGCACGGTGCTGGAGGTGGGCGCGGGGGCGGCACAGTGCTCGCGCTGGCTCGCGGCGCAGGGGGCGCGGCCCGTAGCGCTGGACCTCTCGCACCGCCAGCTCCAGCACGCACGCCTCTCGGCCCTCGAAGCGGCGGAAGCCCCGCCGTTTCCGCTGCTGCAGGCGGACGCGACCGCGCTGCCGTTCCGCGACGCGGCGTTCGACCTGGCGTGCTCCGCGTACGGCGCCGTGCCCTTCGTCGCCGAGCCGGTCGCGGTGATCCGCGAGGTCCGGCGGGTGCTGCGCCCGGGCGGGCGGTGGGTCTTCTCCGTCACCCACCCCGTGCGCTGGGCCTTCCCGGACGAACCGGGCCCTGAGGGGCTGTCGGTCGCCGCGTCGTACTTCGACCGCACGCCGTACGTCGAGCAGGACGACGAGGGGCGCGCGGTCTACGTCGAGCACCACCGGACGCTCGGCGACCGGGTCCGCGACGTGGTGGACGGCGGCTTCCGGCTGCTCGACCTGGTGGAACCGGAGTGGCCGGAATGGCACGACCAGGAGTGGGGCGGCTGGTCGCCGCTGCGCGGGCACCTGATCCCCGGGACGGCGATCTTCGTCTGCGAAGCGGCCTGA